One region of Mangifera indica cultivar Alphonso chromosome 3, CATAS_Mindica_2.1, whole genome shotgun sequence genomic DNA includes:
- the LOC123210842 gene encoding probable enoyl-CoA hydratase 2, mitochondrial — MATITSLTKSVAEHCMKKSKTYWYKPSHPLLNLLVSEENLNQPHQYRSRRTLILESASSESVKLQRLSDSDSGIIEVSLNRPGARNAIGTELLRGLKHTCETISEDSSANVVML; from the exons ATGGCCACCATAACGAGTCTAACAAAATCTGTGGCTGAGCATTGCATGAAGAAATCCAAAACCTATTGGTATAAACCTTCTCATCCATTGCTAAACTTGTTAGTTTCAGAAGAAAATTTGAACCAACCTCATCAGTACCGGAGCCGTAGAACTCTCATTCTGGAATCCGCTTCCTCTGAATCGGTCAAACTTCAGCGACTCTCCGACTCTGATTCTG GAATTATTGAAGTTAGTTTAAACAGGCCTGGAGCTAGAAATGCGATTGGAACGGAACTACTGAGAGGCCTAAAGCATACATGTGAAACTATTAGTGAGGATTCTTCTGCTAATGTTGTAATGTTGTAA